The Granulicella sp. 5B5 nucleotide sequence GTCGCGCGCAGCTCGTCGAGCTCCTTCGCGCAGTCCGCACAAGCTGCCAGGTGCGCCTTCATCTCCGGATGCGCGGCGAGAAACGTCTCATCCAGCAGCAGATCCGGCATATGAGTGCGGCATGCCTTGCAATCGGTGGTGTTCGTCATCGTCTTCATCACTTCCCCCCTCTCCGGGTGGTTGCTTCACTTATCTAGACGTTCCTGACAGAGCTCTAGACGAAATCTTTGAGCTTCTCGCGCAGCGTTTGATACGCGCGGAAGAGAAGCGACTTGGTCGCAGATTCAGAGAGCTTCAACACCTCGCCGATCTGCTTGTAGTCCATGCCTTCGTACTTGTGCATCAGTACGGCGGTCTTCTGCCGCTCCGGGAGCGCCATCACGTGCTGGCGAATGGCCATCATGCGCTCCCGGCGCAGGATGTTCGCCTCGGCCGACGGCGTCGCATCGGCGACGTCCGGCGTGGTGCCCGTCTCCGCATCCGGCTCATCCAGATAGACGGTTGAGGCGGAGCGTTCGTGGCGTGTATCGCGAGCGTGGTTCACGCCAAGGTTGGTCGCGATGCGGTACAGCCAGGTGCTGAATCGTGCCTCGGCCCTGTAGGTTTCCCGCGAACGGTATACGCGGAGAAAGACCTCCTGAGCAAGCTCTTCCGCCACTGCCTGGTTGTGCACCATGCGATACATAAAGTGCACGATCGGCTTGCGGTACTTCTGCAACAGGACATCAAAAGCGGCCATGTTGCCGGCGCGTAGCTCCAGCATGACCTCGGCATCGGTCAGTAGCGAGAAGTCACCCCGGGCAGCGGCCCGGCGGCGGGCTTCAACCTGCTCCGGCGTAAGGTCTACCGGGACAGGGGGTTCCGCCTGTCTGGCCGGAAGTGCCGAGGGCCGTCCCTCATACTCCAAAGCGCCGGTATGGAGAGCCAGCGTACCCATGTCGTCAAGAACCCCATCTTGTCCGTCAGGTTGCGCGGTAGCCTCTATTTTTTCAGCGCTTTCGGCATACTCCTCAGCGACAAAGACTTCAACCGACCCCTCTTCCTTCACGCTATCGGAGAACGGCACCTCTCCAGTCCTGGCTGGAGTGTCATCCCGATGCCCCTTACCGGGCTTGGGATTGTTCTCCGCGCTGGGTTTACGAGAGGTGGGCATTCTTCGAGATTGTACCTGTTTGCACCTTGATAACCCGCCTGCGAAACGGCCGCTCAACCGAATGCAGACGGATACCGCAGGCTGCCGGTTGGATGGCGCACAGCGCGCAAGGGTGGTATCCTTGAAGCAGTTGGAGCCGTGAGGTGGGATGCGCGGTCGGCCAATGCCCCGGATCATGGGATCGGCCACCTGCCAGCAGATGGAAGAAACCGCCGGATGGGCGCATAACTCAGCGGTAGAGTGCCACCTTCACACGGTGGAAGTCGTAGGTTCGAATCCTGCTGTGCCCACCAAATAAATCGATACCTTATAGAAAATTGGCGCAAGAACGCGATACGCCGAAAGTACGCTGGTTCTATGCAGCGGTCTTTTCGCTCCTTTCTTGCGCTGCCGCCGGGCGATTCATGAG carries:
- a CDS encoding sigma-70 family RNA polymerase sigma factor; protein product: MPFSDSVKEEGSVEVFVAEEYAESAEKIEATAQPDGQDGVLDDMGTLALHTGALEYEGRPSALPARQAEPPVPVDLTPEQVEARRRAAARGDFSLLTDAEVMLELRAGNMAAFDVLLQKYRKPIVHFMYRMVHNQAVAEELAQEVFLRVYRSRETYRAEARFSTWLYRIATNLGVNHARDTRHERSASTVYLDEPDAETGTTPDVADATPSAEANILRRERMMAIRQHVMALPERQKTAVLMHKYEGMDYKQIGEVLKLSESATKSLLFRAYQTLREKLKDFV